From the genome of Pseudomonas helvetica:
CAGCGAAACTGACGTAGCACGCGAGCCTGGAGGAGAAGACGCCACCCGTCCTCTCGCCGTTCTTTAGCCGGGGGGGCAGGCGTTACAGTAGGCGGTCAGGTGCCCTCACTGGAGGAGTGATGCCATCGCGGGTTACGACCCGGAGCGCATCATTTCGGCCAAGGACCGCAAGAAAGATGGATCGCTTCATCGAGTTTGCACTTGTGGCCGCGCACGAAGCTCTGGTGCAGGCAGGCTGGCATCCGACTGATGTCGCAGACCAGGAGCGTACCGCCACGATCATTGCATCGGGCGTAGGTGGTTTTGGCGCGATTGCCGACGCTGTACGTACCACCGATGCGCGTGGTCCTCGCCGATTGTCGCCGTTCACTGCACCGTCTTTCCTCGCCAACATGGCGGCCGGGCACGTTTCCATCCGGTACGGTTTCAAAGGGCCGCTCGGCGCGCCCGTAACGGTCTGTGCTGCAGGGGTACAGGCTATCGGCGATGCGGCCAGACTCATCAGAAGTGGTGAGGCGGATATTGCCATATGCGGCGATACCGAAGCAGCGATAGACCGAGTGACCCTGGGTTGTTTTGCTGCGGCTCGTGCGCTATGGCGCCAGAATTCCATTAGGGTTCTAATGGTTTCTGTTAACCCCACATTGGAGCCAGGGGCGTCGTGCGTAGCTGTCAGGGCGCCTAGAAACTCAGGGCGATTCAAGACGCGGGCACCCGCCGTGTCGATGGCACCTGCCTCAGGAATGCTCTATCACCATCACCGCAGTGGTGTCCGCTTCGAGTGCTTCGAACACGTGAGGCACATTAGCCAGGTAGCTGATGTAGTCGCCAGCGTTCAGCAATACAGGTCCAGTCGCCGGGCCGATATGGGCACTGCCACTGCACAGCACCACGTGCTCTACGGTGCCCAGTGGGTGGGGCTGAGATAGCCGGACTTCGCCGGGCTGCACTTTGAGCCGGTAGATATCGCGTTGTACTCCCGCCGGGCAATCGGCAAGCAGTGTCGCTGCATAATTGGCAGTCTCGGCATAGGTCGTCATGCCCTCGTTGGCGCGAATCACCCGCAGGGTCTGCTGGGGTTGCTCGAAGAATCGGGTGACTTGCAAGCCCATTGCCATCGCCAGCGACCACAAGGTTTCGATGCTGGGGTTACCGATTCCCGACTCCAATTGAGACAAGGTCGACTTCGCCACCCCGGCGCGCTTCGCCAGCTCGGTCAAGGAAAGCCCGGCGGCCAGGCGCTCGCGTTTGATTGAAAGGGCCAGCAGATCGATTCGGCTCGGGTTATTTATCGGTAGGGTGTTCGTTATACCGGTCATGTGTTTTGTAAATCATCCTGAAATGGGTTGACGCTCCCAGGCGCCCTGTTCAGTATAGCGGTCATTAGTTCATTATAAAGTTCGATTTGTCGAACCAACCCCCACGAATGGCGGTTTAGGTTACGGCAATGCCGGTAGCAAGGAAGCAGTGAGTGATGAAGTCGCAAACCCGTGGGACGCTCGAAATGATTTCGGCCATGATGATCTCCGGAACGGTGGGCTGGTTCGTCATCATGTCGGGGCAGAGCCCGGAGGCCGTGGTGTTCTGGCGTTGCTTGTTCGGCGCCATGGCGATGCTGGTTGCGTGCCTGGTGCCCGGGGTGCTTAGCCGCTCCCGGATCAACGCCCGGCAGTTCATTCTGGTGTGCCTGGGCGGGGTGGCGCTGATTCTCAACTGGGTGCTGTTGTTCAGTGCCTACAAACATTCCTCTATCGCCATTGCGACGGTGGTCTACCACGTTCAGCCGTTCATGCTGGTCGGTCTGGGTGTGCTGTTCTTCGCCGAGCGCCTCAGCGCCGCCAAGGTCGGCTGGTTGCTGTTGGCCTTCGCCGGTCTGATGCTGATCGTGTCCGCCAAAGGCAGTGGGCAGGCCACCGGTGCCGACTACCTGCTGGGCGTCTGCCTGGCCCTGGCTTCAGCCTTCTTCTACGCTGTGGCGGCAGCGATCACCAAGCGCCTCAAGGATTTACCCGCGCACCTGATCGTGCTGATTCAGATGGTGGTAGGCGTGCTGATCCTGGCACCGTTCGTGGACTTCACCAGGGTCGACACGGTCGAGAGCGCCTGGACTTACCTGATCATTATCGGCGTGGTCCATACCGGGCTCATGTCGACCCTGCTGTACAGCGCCATCCAGAAAATCCCCACGGCGCTGGTCGGGGCACTGTCGTTCATCTATCCGATCGTCGCCATCCTGGTCGACTGGGTTGCCTTCGCCCACCCGCTCGGCGTCCTGCAAGTGACTGGTGCGAGCGCCATCCTGCTGGCGGCTGCGGGCATGAACTTCGGTTGGTCGCTGGGCCGCGTCCCGCCTCAGATAATTGACAATCAGTAAATTTCCAGCGGGCTGGATACCACGCCCGAATGGGTAGAGTCGCGCACCGGCATTCGTGAACGCCGAATGGTCAGTGACGGATTGAGCATGCTCGACCTGGCAATCAAAGCCGGCGCCCGTGCCCTCGCCTTAGCAGGTGGGCGGACGGTGCAGGCTGTGCTGGTCGCGCCCACCTCGCCGGAGCCCATCTGCCCGGCGGTGGCACCGGAAGTGGCGTCGGCACTTGGGCGACGTCGCAGCCTAATGACATCACCTCTGCCTGCAGCGAGCCGCAGTGCCTGCGGCTCTTTTATGGGCCGTTGTGAACGCCCGGTCGCCAGCGATTAAGCGCTGCGCCGGTTTGATTCAAAGACTCTCAGGGTCCCCAAAAAACATCTGAATCCGCGACCTTAGCCAGCGCTCACCCGGATCGTTGTCCTGCGAGCCGCGCCAGGCCATGTGCAGCTCGAAGGTTCGCGTCGGCAGCGGCGGGTCTTCGGCGCGTACGCCACCGGCGGCGGTCAGTGCATCGGCGGTGTAGTCCGGCACGGTGGCGAGAATATCGGTGCCGGCCAACAGCGTCCCCAAACCATTGAACTGCGGAACCGCGAGCACCACATGACGCTTGCGCCCGAGTTTCTCCAGTTCTTCATCGATGAAACCGCTGAGGTCGCCGGCGAAGGACACCAGGGCATGGGGGCGAGCGCAGAAGTCGTCCAGGCTCAAGGCGCCGGGGACCGAGTCGGCGCGCAGCAGTTTCGGCATGCTGCGTCGCAGGACTTTGCGTTTGGCGTTGGCGGGCAGATCGGTGGTGTAGCTGACGCCAATCGAGATTTCGCCCGATGCCAACAGGCTCGGCATCAATAGATAGTTGACGCGTCGCACCACCAGCACGATGCCGGGCGCCTCCGCGCGCAAGCGCTTCAACAGCATCGGCAGCAGGGCGAACTCGACATCATCCGAGAGGCCGATGCGAAACACCGCGGTGCTGGTGGCCGGGTCGAATTCAGCGGCGCGACTGACAGCGGTCGAAATCGAATCCAGCGCCGGAGAGAGCAGGGCGAAGATTTCCACCGCCCGGGCCGAAGGCTCCATGCTGCGACCGGTACGCACAAACAGCGGGTCGTCGAACAGGCTGCGCAGGCGCGATAACGCCGCACTGATGGCCGGCTGGCCGAGAAACAGCTTTTCCGCCGCGCGGGTCACGCTGCGTTCATGCATGAGGGTTTCGAACACGATCAACAGGTTCAGGTCGACACGACGCAGGTCATTACGATTCATCTGGAGTCCTGGCAGAGTCAGCAAACTTGACGAGAGCGGCCATATGAGAACAATGGCCGGCATGAATCTTACGGGGAAAGGCTGTTACTCTGCACCGAGTAATTCATTTTTCCCACAATGCTGGTTCGGTTTTCTACGTTGATTGACGTATTGCCGGGGCTGCGGAATCAATGACAGGCATGTCGACTATTAATAGCCACTGATGGTCTTGGTCAGAAAGCCCAGATAGAGTTCAGGGCATTAGAGGTTACTTTGACGAGGTTTGCGATGTCCCGCACGATCCGTTTTCACAAGTTTGGTCCTGCCGAGGTGCTCAAATGCGAAGAGCATGCGGCAGCTCTGCCAGCGCCGGGCGAAGTGCAGGTGCGTGTCGAAGCGATCGGCATCAGTTGGTATGACATCCTCTGGCGCCAGAACCTGGCGTCTTCCCATGCCCGGTTGCCATCGGGCCTTGGCCATGAAATGGCCGGCGTGGTCACCGCCGTCGGCGAAGGTGTCGATGATCTGGCCGTGGGTGACAAGGTCGCCAGCTTCCCGGCAGAAAGTCCCAATGACTATCCCGTCTACGGCGAGCAGATCGTGCTGCCGCGTTCGGCGCTGACGCGCTATCCGGATGTGCTCAGCCCGATCGAAGCCGCTGTGCACTACACGCCGCTGCTGGTTGCCTACTTTGCCTACGCCGATCTGGCACGGGTCAAGCCTGGCCAGTTTGCACTGGTCACCGATGCGAGCCATTGTGCCGGCCCGTCCTTCGTGCAACTGGGCAAGGCCTTGGGTGTACGGGTCATTGCCGCGACCAAAACGGCCAGCGAACGCGAGTACCTGTTATCCCTGGGTGCCGAGAAGGTGATCGTCACTGAAGAGCAGGATCTGCTCATGCAGATCAACAAGCTCACCGACAACCGCGGTGTCGACGTGGTATTCGACGGCCTCGGTGGTCCGCAGATGTCGATGCTCGGTGACGTGCTGGCGCCTCGTGGCAGCCTGGTGCTGTATGGCCTGCAAGGCGGCAACCAGACTCCGTTCCCGGCCTGTGCAGCGTTCCAGAAAAACATTCAGTTCTTCGTGCACTGCATCGGCAACTTCACCGGCAAACCGGAACTCGGGATCATTCAGGACCAGGTTGCACTGCAACGGGCCTTGCGCGATATCAACCAGTTGACGGCTGACCGTGTACTGCTGCCACTCAAGACCCGGGTCTTCCCGTTTAGCGAGTTTGTCCAGGCGCACCGTTACATGGATGAGTGTCCGTGTCACGAACGAGTGGCGCTTCAAGTAGAACCTGCATGACGCTTGCGCAAGAGTCCGTGTTGACGGGCTCTTGCATTTTTGTTGTACGGGTAAACCTCTCATCCCCCTTTGTCATCTGCCGGTTCAGCAACTGAACTGGTTTTTGCTCCTGATCTGTATCTTCTAATCATCATATAAGCCCTGATAATTGAATGATTAATTTCATCTCAAGGAATGAGTCATGGCTGGGCATGTTTTTTTAATGGGTACTGCTTTGGGTGCTATGTATTCGGACCATTGCTCGCCTGCGCTTCGCGTTGAAGCGCGGCAAGTAAGCGGTTCGCTTGTTAGTTATGGAAGTATTGCCTTGCTCTGGTTTCCTTATTTCTCGTGCTCATTGTCTGTGGGACGTTGTCGGAAAAATCCTAGGCCGCCCATCCGGCCCGTCGGAGCGCTTGGTCTCGGGGGTTGTGGGCGATTGACTCGGTCGTGAATGCTATTTCTATAACAATCGTTTCAAATAGTTACCACAACCAAAGTGTTAGCATTTGAAAGCAGATACTCACGATAAGCCGTAATCAGCCATCACCGATCGCAGATCGTGCAAGCAAATGATTGTTTGTGCGATGCCGACTTTTTGAATATCAGGTAAATGACAATGAGCGCAACTCATGATCAAGCGATGAACTATGTCTATCAGCAAGTTTTGCAGCGGTTGCTGAGTTTCTTTTCTCGCGCGGAACGTACTGCATTGCAGTTGTTGATCCAGCGTCTGGTGGTGGCTGCCGGGGGAATGGACAGAATCGGTACTTACAAGGTGCTGATGATGCACTCGGGAACGCGCGACAGTTGCTACACATTGGCATTCCTGCGTGCCGCGCAGTTGAGTATCGCGGGCAGAGCGCCAGCGACCTTCCAGTTGCGTGTCGCCACGCTACGGCTGGGCGGGACGACGCCGATGATCATGGAGAATATTCATAGCAGCTACGGCGCCCTGTTTGTCTATGACGATCCTCGGGTAGAGGTGGTGATGGTCGATAACCGCGAGGTCTTGCCCTTCAGCCATCTGACGCCGATGTCTGAGGCAGGTCGCGATTTGAATCGCACCAACATGCTGATGCTCGGCCATCTGCGAGGGGCTCACGGGGTGCTTGAAGCGTGTGACGACGGCTATCTGGCGACAGGCGAGTTCTACTTGCAGATGGCCCGATGGGAGGGCGGTGTCGATACGCTGATCAGCGGTGAAACCGTGCGTCAGCAAAAGCGGTTTTTGACCGGCCTGATGCGCGAAGCACAAAAGGCCGGCCTGCCGACAATCACACATCCGGCCTTCAGTTATGAAGGATTGTTCTCAACGCTCGATCAATTGGGCGGCGACTGTTATCGCGAGCTTTATGCGGGCCATGAAACGGTCGAGTGGCGGCCACGCGAGAGCTTTGAGACGCGACGCGGCGCAGACTACATCGATATCCAGGACCTGGTGACCGGCAACATGGAGGAGCGCTGGCCATTACTGACCGATTTTCTCGGGCTGCAACCGGATGAAATTGACGTTCACCTGCGCGAAAACGAATTCGCCAGTCCTTTGCTCTCGGCCCATTTGCGGGGCTTGCAGGCCTGCTTCGTGAACGGCCTGGCCTACGAAAACGGATTCAGCGAGTACATACAACGGGCGTTGTTGAAGATGCGTAAACGACGTCTGCCCGAGCGGCTTTGCGAGCAGGTGCTGGAGGTCTACGGCAATCCACGCGCGATGGCTGAGCTTCGGACCCTGGCGTCGGCCGAGGCTCAGCAAGCACTGGGCCTCAATGAAACACAGCAGCTGTGCCTGCTGTTCGCCCCCTTCGTCGATGCCGGTGCCGGGCTTGAGCACTTTTTGCGCCGCTGCCATCCCGGCATGTTGGTGGCGATGCCCGAACTGCACAAGGCGATGCAGGGCAATGCCGCTCCTGAGCAAGTCAT
Proteins encoded in this window:
- a CDS encoding XRE family transcriptional regulator, which translates into the protein MTGITNTLPINNPSRIDLLALSIKRERLAAGLSLTELAKRAGVAKSTLSQLESGIGNPSIETLWSLAMAMGLQVTRFFEQPQQTLRVIRANEGMTTYAETANYAATLLADCPAGVQRDIYRLKVQPGEVRLSQPHPLGTVEHVVLCSGSAHIGPATGPVLLNAGDYISYLANVPHVFEALEADTTAVMVIEHS
- a CDS encoding DMT family transporter; this encodes MKSQTRGTLEMISAMMISGTVGWFVIMSGQSPEAVVFWRCLFGAMAMLVACLVPGVLSRSRINARQFILVCLGGVALILNWVLLFSAYKHSSIAIATVVYHVQPFMLVGLGVLFFAERLSAAKVGWLLLAFAGLMLIVSAKGSGQATGADYLLGVCLALASAFFYAVAAAITKRLKDLPAHLIVLIQMVVGVLILAPFVDFTRVDTVESAWTYLIIIGVVHTGLMSTLLYSAIQKIPTALVGALSFIYPIVAILVDWVAFAHPLGVLQVTGASAILLAAAGMNFGWSLGRVPPQIIDNQ
- a CDS encoding LysR family transcriptional regulator produces the protein MNRNDLRRVDLNLLIVFETLMHERSVTRAAEKLFLGQPAISAALSRLRSLFDDPLFVRTGRSMEPSARAVEIFALLSPALDSISTAVSRAAEFDPATSTAVFRIGLSDDVEFALLPMLLKRLRAEAPGIVLVVRRVNYLLMPSLLASGEISIGVSYTTDLPANAKRKVLRRSMPKLLRADSVPGALSLDDFCARPHALVSFAGDLSGFIDEELEKLGRKRHVVLAVPQFNGLGTLLAGTDILATVPDYTADALTAAGGVRAEDPPLPTRTFELHMAWRGSQDNDPGERWLRSRIQMFFGDPESL
- a CDS encoding zinc-dependent alcohol dehydrogenase family protein, which encodes MSRTIRFHKFGPAEVLKCEEHAAALPAPGEVQVRVEAIGISWYDILWRQNLASSHARLPSGLGHEMAGVVTAVGEGVDDLAVGDKVASFPAESPNDYPVYGEQIVLPRSALTRYPDVLSPIEAAVHYTPLLVAYFAYADLARVKPGQFALVTDASHCAGPSFVQLGKALGVRVIAATKTASEREYLLSLGAEKVIVTEEQDLLMQINKLTDNRGVDVVFDGLGGPQMSMLGDVLAPRGSLVLYGLQGGNQTPFPACAAFQKNIQFFVHCIGNFTGKPELGIIQDQVALQRALRDINQLTADRVLLPLKTRVFPFSEFVQAHRYMDECPCHERVALQVEPA